The segment TCACTGCCCTGGTGGTGCACAACAAAGGCGGATTGCAGGCTCTGCGGGCCAGGGTATTTATTGACGCCACGGGGGACGCGGATGTGGCAGCCGGTGCCGGCGTCCCCTGCCACGGCGGTGACGAGCACGGCCTGCATCAGGCCATGAGCCTCCGCTTCACGCTGGCCGGCGTGGACACGGTACGGCTGTGTGACTTTCTGAACGCCAGTGGACAGCACCAGGCGTCAGCCGATTTCCTGCACTTCTGGATGGTGTGGGACCGCAGATCCAGCCTGGAACCTCTGTTCCGCCGGGCCGTAGAGCAGGGCGTGCTGCTGGAGCGTGACGGCGACTACTTCCAGGCCTTCAGCGTGCCGGGACGTCCCCGTGAACTGTCCTTCAACTGCCCGCGCATCCGACCGGACCTGCATGATGGTGCTGATCCCTGGCAGCTGAGTGCGGCTCAGGTCGACGGGAGGCAGGCCATCATGCGCCTGACGGCTTTCTGCCGCACTTTCCTTCCGGGCTGTGAAGAAGCCTTTGTCGGTGTGGTTGCGCCGATGGTCGGCGTGCGCGAGACACGGCGGATTCAGGGTGATTACACCCTGAGCGTGGCGGACATCCTGGATTGCACCAAGTTCGAGGACTCGATCTGCCGCAACCACTATCCGGTGGACATCCACAGCGTCAAGGGAGGGGCAAAACTGCTGCACGAACGTGACGGCGAAGCCCCGTACTTTGCCCCCGACGCCTGGCACGAGATTCCGTACCGCTGCATCCTGCCCCAGGGCGTACAGAACCTGCTGGTGCCGGGGCGCGCCGCGAGCAGTACCTTCGAGGCCCAGTCCAGCATCCGCGTGCAGCAGAACTGCCACAGCATGGGCGAGGCGGCCGGTATCGCGGCCGCATGGGCGGCGCGCCGGCACGACGGGCAAGTACGTGACGTGAACGTACGCGCCTTACAGGACGAACTGCGTCAGCGTGGAGGACTGGTATGACCCGAATCTTCAACCCGGCCGACCCGCACGCCACGCCCATGGTCAATGGCGCGCCATACCGTGTCGAACGCCGCGTACTGGCCGGCGCGCCGTGTGTATTGGAGTTACCGCCGGAAGAGACGCCGATACGGGCCTCCTGTCTGGTGTTTCACGGGGCCTGGGCGGCCAAGGAGGGCAAACTGGGCGTGTATTCCACTCTGGCCGCGCAGGGCATTGTCGTGGTCATTCCGGACGCGCCCCTGCACGGCGAGCGGCAGGCCGAGACGCCAGTGGGGCTGAATGCCCGCGAGTACGTGTGGGAAAGCGTGCGGCGCAGTGTTGCAGAAATGCCGGCGGTACTGGAAACTCTCGACGATCTCTTTGGAGTGCTGCCGGTCTGGGTCACCGGAAGCAGTATGGGCGGGTACGTCACGCTGAGCCTTCTCCAGACGTTGCCCCGGGTCCAGAAGGCAGCCGCGCTGATTACCTCCGGGGTGTGGCACGAACCGGAGGTGGGGGTTCCGGAGCTTCGCGCCTTTCTGGAGCAGTACCGCCCAGTTGCCAATGCGGTGGCCTGTGCGCCGGCCCCACTGCTGCTGGCCAGTGGTGAGGTCGACCCGGCCTTTCCGCTGGACCTTCACCACACGCCGACCGCCGCCGCCTTAAGGCAGGCCTATGCCGGGGCCGGAGCGCCCGAGCGCTTTCAAGAAGCCACGTTTCCCGGAGTCGGCCACTACACGAGCCAGCGCATGAGGGACCTGACCGTGCGCTTCCTGCTGGCAGAATGACGCCGTGACGGATCTGCCCGCCGACCAACCTGCTGCTTCATCTCGCATCCTGCTGCTGCCACCCGACACCCGGCCTCCCACCCTGGACCTGCCGGTGGGCCTGGGCCGCATGACCGGCGCACGGGTCAGCGTGCCGCCGGCCGAAGCCCTGCCTGACTTCTTTACCCCCGGGGATACCACTGTCCTGCGCCAGTGGACGCTGCGCCATGCCACTGCTGCAGACGCCATGGTGGTGTGCCTGGAAACGCTGTGCCTGGGCGGTATGATTCCTGCCCGGCGCGTGTCGGACGCGCTGGACGTGGCCCTGGAACGGCTCGAAACGCTCCGAGTGATCAAACGGCTGAACCCTGGGCTCCGTATCTACGCTTTTGGTGTGGTGGTCCGGGTGGCCCACGACAATGATCCGCACGAGGAAAAGCCTTATTACGGCGACTGGGGCCGCGAACTGCGGGCCTACAGCACCGCCTTTGACCGCCACGCCCGGCACGGTGAGCCGGAACGTCAGGCCCTGATACAGGCGCGCGCCGGAGTGCCGGCAGATATCCTGGAGGACTGGCTGGGAACCCGTGAACGCAACCGGGCACTGCATCTGGCGGCCATGGACCTGCTGCACCAGGGCGTCCTGGAACATCTGTGCATCACCCTGGACGACACCAGCGAATACGGTCTGGCGGCCTTTGACCGCCGCATGCTCGAAGCGCGCGCCGACGAACTGAACCTGTGGGAGCACTTCGACACCTATCCCGGAGCCGACGAGGTGCCCTGTGCACTGCTGACCCGTGCCCTGCGGCACGGCCTTCCGCCTGCGCGGGCCTGGGTGCGCTACAGCGGAACCATGGGGGCCGCCACCGGAATGATCTACGAGGACCGCCCGGCAGGCGAGCTGGTGCGTGCTCACCTGCGCGCAGCCGGGTGCGTTCCGGCCGACAGCCTCCACGAGGCAGACTTCGTGCTGGCGGTCAACACGCCGGGTCAGCGGCAGGCCAACGTACAGCCGGATCCGGCCACCGTGGACACGCCAGACCGGCACCTTCCGGCGTTTGTGGATGAGCTGATATCGGACATGCACAAAGGTCGCCCGGTAAGTCTGGCCGACGTCGCCTATCCCAACGGTGCCGAACGCCGGCTGTGGACCCTGCTGCAGCGGGCGCCCCTGTCACAACTGGCGGGGTACAGCGCCTGGAATACGGCGGGGAACACTCTGGGCTCGGCAGTGGCCTTCGGGGCACTGGCCTCCCTGGTGCAGGACCGCGCCACACAGGCAGAAATGCTCTTTACACGTATGCTCGACGACGCGCTGTATCAGGCCTGGACTCGGCCCGAGGTCCGCGCCGCACTGGAATCTCCCAGCCCCTTTGACCTCGGTGAGCAGCGGGCTGAAGCCGAGACCATCCTGCAGCGTATCGTCACTCCCCGTGCCCATTCCCTCTGGAACACTCACTTTGCCGGCACAGGCCTGAGCCTGAATCTGGGTCCGGCCCATCTGGCCTGGCCACGACTGTTCACCGGGGTCTTTCCTCTGCGCGTAGAGCAGCCTCACCAGCAACCCGCACCATCCGCAGGGGACCAGTGACAATAGGGCCATGACCTCTGGCGCTTCACAGCCTTCTTTGCTTGCTCTGGATATTGGCGGCACTTCGATCCGCGCTGCCCTGGTTCAGGACGGCCATGTGCAGGACCGGCGCGAAATTCCCACGCCCAAACCCGCCACGCCGGACGCGGTCATGGCGGCTGCCCTTGACCTTGCCCGTCCACTGGTTTCCCATGCGCAAGCGCTGGGCGTGGCCTGCGCCGGTGCCGTGGCAGGAGGACGCGTGACCGCCACTGCCACCCATACCTTTCCAGGCTGGACAGACATTCCTCTGGCCGCGACCCTGAGCGACGAGACTGGCCTTCCCTGTGCCGCTCTCAATGACGCCCGGGCTGCTGCCTGGGGAGAGTATGTGGCCGGCGCTGGCCGTGGCAGCTCCGAATTCATGTTTGTGACGGTCAGTACCGGGGTGGGGGCCGGGCTGATCCTGGGCGGGCATCTTCATCTCGCAGCCAACGGCCTGGACGCCGAGCTCGGCTTTGTCAGCGTGCCAGCGCAGTGGGGACCCGGCATCGCAGTTCCACCGCTGGGACATCTCGGCCCGCTGGAATTCGAAACCAGCGGCACAGCGCTGGGCGCGCGAGCACAGGCGCTGGGGTTTTCCAGTGCCAGGGCCCTGTGTGACGCTGCCGAAGCGGGAAACAGCCGTGCAGAGTCCGAGTACCGGCACTCCGCCGTTCTGCTGGCCTGGAAGCTCGCAGACATAGCTGCCCTGCTGGGCGTCACCCAGGTAGCACTGGGCGGCAGCGTAGGACTGCGTCCCGGCTACCTGGAACGGGTCCGTGCCTGTCTGGGCCATTTTCCGGACCGTTATCGGCCGGAGGTGGTTCACGCCCAGCAGGGCCCTGACGCCGGACTTCTCGGAGCAGCCCTGTGGGCCGGACAGAGCGCCTTTCAATCGTAAGGTAAAGATCATGCCAGCCCCTGCCCACGCCACCTCTTTGAAGCGACTTTTGATCGTCTGACAGCGTGTTTACGCCGCCGTCACGGGCGTGTTAGCCTCCCCGTACCTACAAGGAGGCAACATGACCAGCACCCTGATGGAGGGCTTCCTCCCGTTCGAACACGAGCCGTACTTCAGCTTTGGCGACGCGGCCGTGGCACAGCAGCAACGCGACGCCTACCGCCGCGTGCGTGAGCAGTACGTCGGAAAGACCTTTCCGATCATCCTGAATGGACAGCGCGTAGAAGGCGCCGAGACCTTCGAGGTACGCAACCCTGCCGATACCCGTGAGGTTGCCTGGCGCTTTCCGAAAGCCACCCCCGCACAGCTGGAACAGGCCATAGAGGGCGCAAAAGCCGCTTTCGAGGGCTGGCGCTTCAGTGAACCGTTCCAGCGAGCAAGCATCTTCAAGCGCGCGGCAGAACTGATGCGCAGGCGCCGTATGGAATTCAACGCGGTCATGGGTCTCGAAAACGGTAAGAACTGGTCTGAGGCCGACGGGGAGATCGCCGAATGCGTGGATCACTTCGAGGTCTTTGCCCGTGAAACCATGCGCTGGAGTCAGGGCAAGCCGGTCTACCCCATGCCCGACGAGCACGTGACCATGGTGTACGAGCCGATTGGTGTGGTCGCGGTGATCAGCCCCTGGAACTTCCCGGCGGCCATTCCACTCGGCATGGCGCTGGGTGCCATCGCCGCTGGCAACACGGTCGTCTGGAAGCCGGCCAGCGAAACGCCGCTAAGCAGCCTGCTGCTGGTGGAACTGCTGTTCGAAGCTGGCCTTCCGCGCGGGGTCATCCAGTTCATTACCGGTACCGATGACGTGCTGGGTGACCCGCTGGTGGACCACAAGGACATCCGCATGATCGCCTTTACCGGCAGCAAGGAAATTGGCTGCCGCATCATGGAGCGCGCCTCGAAGGTGCAGCCGGGCCAGCGCTGGCTCAAGCGCGTGATGGCCGAGATGGGCGGCAAGGACCCCACGGTGGTCTGCGCGGACGCCGACCTGGACGCCGCTGCGACCGGCATCGTTCAGGCGGCGTTCGGGTACGCCGGGCAGAAGTGCAGTGCCTGCAGCCGTGTGATTGCCGAAGACAGCGTCTATGACGAACTGCTCGAGAAGGTGGTGCGGCTGGCCAGGGACCTCCAGGTAGGCTCGCCCGAGGACAACGCGGTACTCGGCCCGGTCATTCACGAGGGCAGCGCCCAGCGCATCATGGGCTACATCGAACGCGGTCAGCACAGCGCGCGTCTGGCGCTGGGTGGCGAGCGGGCCAGCAGCGAGGGCCGTGAAGGCGGCTACGTGCAGCCGACCATCTTCGCGGACGTCGACCCCAAGGACCCTCTGTTCCAGGAGGAGATTTTCGGACCTGTACTGGCCTTTACCCGCGCCACCGACTGGAATCACGCCATCGAACTGGCCAACGACTCCGAGTACGGCCTGACGGCTGCCTTCTACAGCCGCGACCCCCGCAAGATCGACGAGGCCCGCCGCCGCATTCAGGTGGGCAACCTCTACATCAACCGCAAATGCACCGGCGCGCTGTCGGGCACGCACGCCTTTGGCGGCTACGGTATGAGTGGCACCAACGCCAAGGTTGGCGGACCGGACTATCTGTTCTGGTTCCTGCAGACCAAGACCATCGCCCAGAAGTACTGAGCCGCGACCAGAAGTTCAGGTGGCCAGGGGCGGTTCATGATCCCCCTGTGCCTGCCTCTTTTGACCCCTGACCATCTGCGGCGGAGAATGGTGCCCATGACAACAGATCCTAACGACGATCGTGCCGGGCGGGCGCATCTTGCCTTCGCCCGCCTGCTGCCCAAGCTGTTCCGGGGCGGGCAGGCCTTTGTGGGCGTGGAAGCCTCGCTGAGCGGACTCAGCGCCGGTCTGGCCGTCACACGCCCCTCCGGTCTGCCGCACAGCGTGGCCGAGCTGGTGGCCCACGTGAACTTCTGGCACCGCTGGATGCTGGACATCATCGAGTCCGGTCAGGCCACACCGTACCCCCGGCACGCCGAAGAGACCTGGCCGGAAGTGACGGAGGAGGACTGGAACCGGGTACGCCAGGAATTCTACGAACTGCTGGCACGCATCGACCCACACGCGGCCCGGCCGGACCTGGCCAGTCCGGTCAACCACGACGAGACCATCGGCGAACTGCTGGCCGACATGGCCCTGCACACCGCCCACCATTTCGGGCAGATCGTGACCGTGCGTCAGGCCCTGGGTGCGTGGCCCCCTCCTGGCGGCGGCGACACCTGGTAGGACCTCCAGTAAGGTCTCGTCCGGCAGGGCCGTGGACTGACCGGAGCCCAGGAATCAGCCGTTACAACTGCTGGTCCGCCGATTTTCCCGGGACTGCATCACGTCAGTTCGTCCAGCCCCATCCTCGCTCTCCCAGGAGTTGTGTGCATGTCCAACGTCTTCTACCGTTCCAGTAAGCCTTATCCCGTCGCCGTGCGAGGGGGGGGCGTCTATGTCTTTGACCGCGACGGCCGCCGGTATCTGGACGGCTCGTCGGGCGCCCTGGTCGCCAACATCGGACATGGACGGATGCAGGTGGCCGACGCCATGGCCCGGCAGGCGCGGGAGCTGGCCTTTGTGCACGGTTCGCAGTTTTCCAGCGATGTCCTGGAGGAGTACGCCGCGCGCCTCTGCGCTTTTCTGGAGCTGCCGGGCTATAGGTTCTGGGCGGTCTCCGGCGGTTCGGAGGCCAACGAGAGCGCCATCAAGCTGGCGCGGCAGTATCACGTCGAGCGGGGCGAGCCGGGCCGCTTCAAGGTGATGACGCGCGTGCCGAGCTACCACGGCGCGTCGCTGGGCGCCCTGGCCGCGTCCGGGATGGGCGCACGCCGGGCGCTGTATGCCCCCCTGATGAACGAAGACGCCTGGCCGAAGATGCCCAAGCCTGACCCCCGGCTGTCCGGCGAAGACGACGCCGAGCGCCTGCGCGAGGTGCTGGAAGCTTCAGGGCCAGAGACCGTAGCGGCCTTTCTGTGTGAGCCGGTCGTGGGAGCCTCGGACGCCGCGCTGGCGCCCAACCCGGGCTATCACCCACGTATCGCAGAAATCTGCCGGGAGTACGGGGTGCTGCTTATTGCCGATGAGGTCATGGCGGGCATGGGCCGGTGTGGAGTGCCCCTGGCCACCCGCCTGGGCGGACCGGTCACGCCTGACATCGTGGTCCTGGGCAAGGGACTGGCTGCCGGCTACGCCCCGCTGGCTGGGCTGGCCGCCAGCCCAGCCATATACGACACGGTGATGACCGGCAGCGGCGCTTTCAAGCACGGATTTACCTACGCGGGTCACCCGGTCAGTGTGGCCGCAGGCCTGAGCGTGCTGGAAATCGTAGAGCGCGAGAAGCTGACCGACTGTGCTGTTACCCAGGGGCACAAGCTGCTGCAGGGTCTTCAGGCGCTGGCCGGGCGGCACCCGGTGGTGCTGGAGGCGCGCGGACACGGCCTGCTGCTGGGGCTGGTCCTGGGTGACCCGGCGACCGGAGGGGCCTTCGAGACCCCGGGCCTCGCCGAACAGGTTGCGGCCTGCGCGCGAAAACTTGGCCTGCTTACCTACCCGGGCAGCGGTGCGGTCGACGGGATCAGGGGCGATCACCTGCTGCTGGGACCGCCCCTGAGCATCTCGGACTCGGAAATTGGCGAGCTGCTGGAGGTGCTGGATCAGGCGCTGGGCAGCTGTGCCTGAGGCGCGGGGCAGGTGAGGGTCAGGGCCGGGTTTTGCGCAGGCGCTTTTTCTCGGTCTGCACCATCCGCACGAAGCGGGCCAGCCGTGGAGCGCGGTTCCAGCGTTTCGGGTCAAGACCGACCCGCCAGATAAATTCGACCCCCAGCTTGCGCGTCCAGGCTGGAGCCAGATCGGCCGTGCCGGCCAGCACGTCGATTACACCGCCGCAGCCGATGGTGACTGGGGTATTGAGAACCTGGCGCCAGTACTGGTTGAACATCTCCTGCCGGCCGGCGCCCATAGCCGTCAACAGCAGGTTCGCGCCGCTGTCCCGGACCAGTTCAGCGACGCGCTGGTCTTCCTCCGGCTTGAAATAGCCGTGGTGAATGCCCGCCACCTGTATCCCGAAATCGCGGTGGGCGTTCTGCGCCGCCTGCTCGGCCACGCCGGGCTTGGCGCCCAGGAAGAACACCCGCAGTTCGGGACCGTGACGGGCCATCAGCCCCCGGACGATGTCGAAGCCCGGCGCGCGTGGCACAGGGGTCCGGCACAGTTCTCTGGCGGCATATACGATCCCGACGCCGTCGGCGGTGACCAGGTCGGCCGCCTGCATGGCCTGGGTGAATTCAGGCGAGGTGCGCGACTGCACGATGAATTCGGGATTCAGGGTAACCACCGTGTGCCCGGTGCGGGGTGTGGCGAACATCCAGCCGCTCAGCACATCGAGCGTCTCGGACAGAGAAATCACGTCCAGCGGCAGATCAAACAGCGTGATGCGCTGGCCGGAGGGGGGAGTGACGGTCATGCTGGCGGCCATTCTAACCGCTCCCCCGGGCACCCACCCGCCGCCCGTGCCAAAGGTGCCGTGCGGCGGAGCGGACGGTGCGGCATACTGCAGGACATGTTGCCCGGTGCTTTTGGTGCGTTGCCTACAGAAACCCAGGCGCACCTTCTTTCCGCGGGCCGCCTGGGACGCTGGGGACGCGCGGACCTGCTGTTTCACCCGGAGGACCCGGCGGAGACCTTCTACGTGCTGACCCGCGGCTCGGTCAGGCTCTATCGCCTGGGCACCGGTGCCCGGGAGGTCACCCTTGACGTCCACGGCCCCGGCGCCCTGCTGGGTATCTCGGCCCTTACCCCGGGGTCCACCTACGGCATGTACGCCGAGGCCATGGACGACACCGAAGCCCTTCAGCTGGGCTGCGGCAACCTGGGGCGCGTGCTGCAGGCACACCCGGCCATCGGGGTGGCGCTGACCGAGCAGATGACCCAGCAGACGCGCGGAGTCCAGGAGCGGCTTTCGGGGCTGGTGTTCCTGGAGGTCTCGCAGCGCCTGGCCTTAGCCCTGCTGGGCCTGGCCGAGCGCGAGGGCCCCTGGCCCGACGAAGGGTCGCTGGCCCTGCGGGACCGGGTCTCGCATCAGGACCTTGCTCATCTGGTGGGCAGTACCCGCGAGACCATCACCAAGCTGCTGGGCGACTTTCGCACGCGGGGCCTGCTGGATCTGGGGTACCGCCGCATCATCCTGACCGACCGGCCGGGTCTGCAGCAGGCGGTTCGCGAGCCTCTGCGTTAGCCGGTCGTACCGGCAGGACAGCGCTGGAACTTCGGAACACACTGCCTCTGACAAAATGCTTTAACGTGGAGCCTCGTGCGGACGGCCACAGCGGCGGTCCGGGCGGGTCCAGTGGCCCGCAGTCGGGGCAGGGAAAGGCGGGCAAGCATGGCGCGGAATGTGGCAGCAGAATATCAGCAGGGCGGCGCAGCGGAGTTTCTCCGGCTGCCGCATGGCGCCCTGGAACAGGCCAGGGCTGAAACCCGGCCCGACGTCGACCGGGGGGCGCTGGCTCAGGCCCTGCGGGCCTACCACCACGACCTGGGTACGCTTGATGGGAACGTAGAGGTGCTGCTGGCCCGACTGGCCCATCCGGCGTCGCGGGTGGTTGTAACCGGGCAGCAGGCCGGTCTGCTGACCGGCCCGGCCTACAGCGTCCACAAGGGCGCGGACGCGGCCCTGCTGGCCCGAACCCTGTCACAGGAAGACGCTCCGGTGGTTGCGGTGTACTGGGTGGCCAGCCAGGATCACGACGCGGCGGAAGTGGCCTCCACCACCCTGCTGGACCGCGACGAACGGTTGCATCGCCTGACACTGGATCTGCCGCAAGGATTGCCGGTCGGCCGTATTCCCTGGCACACAGAGTGGACCGCCCAGATCCACGCGCTCCTCGACCACTCCGATGCTCCCGCCGAACACGTTGCCGCGCTGCGCTCCCGGCTGGAGCGGGCCCTGGCCGCAGGTGGCAGCTACGCCGACGTGTTTGCACGCCTGATCCACGGCCTGCTGGGGCCAGCAGGCCTGCTGGTTCTGGACCCGCTTCATCCTGCCCTGGCGGCGTTGATGGCCCCTACCCTGGCGCGTGAACTAGAACAGCCGCTGGAGTCTTCGGCACGCATCGAAGCGGCGGCGCACGCCCTGGAAGAGGCCGGCTTTGTACCGCAGCTCCGAAGGCCGGCTGGCGCGACCAACCTGTTTCTTGAAGAGGACGATGGTCAGCGGCGACTGCTGCGCTTTGACGGACGGCAGTTCAGCACGGAGACCCGCTCCTATACCCGGAGAGAACTCCACGTCTGTCTGCAGACTGACCCCTCGAAACTGACCCCCGCCGCCGGCCTGCGACCGGTCGTTCAGGACGTCCTGCTGCCGACCCTGGCATTTGTGGTAGGCCCGGGCGAAATTGCCTACGGCGCCCAGCTGCGCGACGTCTATCCTCTCCACGCGGTGCAGCAGCCTCTGCTGTGGCCCCGCCTGAGCGTCACCTGGCTGGAGCCCAATGTGGCACGGCTGCTGCGCCGGCTGAATGCCACGGCCGCGCAAGTGCAGGCCGACCCGGACGGTGTCCTGGGCCGGGCACTGGCCACGGAGCGTCAGGCCAGCGCCCTCAGCGCCGCACGCCTGGAAGGCCTGCATACCGAGCTCGACGCCCTGACCCGAGAAATCGCGGCGCTCGATCCGACACTGGTCGGCGCCGCCGCACGCACCCGGACACGGACCTTGACCCGCATCGCACACCTGCAGACCCTGGGCCTCAGGGCGCTGGCACGCGCGGAGAACGAACGTTCAGGGCAGCTCTCGCGCCTGAAAACCCATCTTCTGCCCGGTGGGGTGCCCCAGGAACGGGAGATGAACTTCCTGAGCTTTCTGCTCAAGCATGGAGACGCGCCGCTGGACCTGCTGCTCCAGCAGACTCCCGGGGCCCGCCTCGAACTGCCTATTCCCTGAGCAGAAAGGCGGCCTGCCTGGACCGCCGCCTTCATTGACAGCGATCTCTGCTCCATTGACGGTTGAAGTCAACAGGAGTGCAGTTCAACCGTAGTTTCTCCATTCCCCGTGCTACAGCACTCTGCCGTGACTCCCGCTCTCAGGCTTTGGGAATATCCACGTCGAACAGGGCGCGCACAAATTCCTGGCTGTCAAATGGCTGCAGGTCGCCCGCCTGTTCTCCCACGCCGATGAACTTGATGGGCACACCCAGCTCACGCACGATCGGAATCAGGATGCCGCCCTTGGCCGTGCCGTCAAGTTTGGTCACGATCACGCCTGTCAGAGGCGTCGCCTCATGGAACTTTTTGGCCTGCTGCAGGCCGTTCTGGCCAGTGACGGCGTCCAGCACGAGCCACACCTCGGCCGGCTCGCCGGGGTCGGCTTTCTCGATGACCCGGCGCACCTTCTTGAGCTCCTCCATGAGGTTGTGTTTGTTGTGCAGGCGGCCAGCCGTATCCACGAACAGCAGGTCGGTGCCACGCGCCGCGCGCGCAGAGGCCCCGTCGAAGGCCACCGCCGCAGGGTCGCCCCCGTCGATGCCCTGGACCACCGGAATGCCCAGGCGGTCGCCCCAGACACCCAGTTGTGCGCCCGCCGCAGCACGAAAGGTATCGCCGGCAGCGAACATCACGCTTTTGCCGCGGGTCATGTAGTACTGCCCCAGCTTGGCAATGGTGGTGGTCTTGCCGACGCCGTTCACGCCGATGACCATCACTACATGGCCCTTGGGGTCCACGCGGCTGCGGCTGACATCAGGTGCGAAACCC is part of the Deinococcus malanensis genome and harbors:
- a CDS encoding WecB/TagA/CpsF family glycosyltransferase; amino-acid sequence: MTVTPPSGQRITLFDLPLDVISLSETLDVLSGWMFATPRTGHTVVTLNPEFIVQSRTSPEFTQAMQAADLVTADGVGIVYAARELCRTPVPRAPGFDIVRGLMARHGPELRVFFLGAKPGVAEQAAQNAHRDFGIQVAGIHHGYFKPEEDQRVAELVRDSGANLLLTAMGAGRQEMFNQYWRQVLNTPVTIGCGGVIDVLAGTADLAPAWTRKLGVEFIWRVGLDPKRWNRAPRLARFVRMVQTEKKRLRKTRP
- a CDS encoding L-glutamate gamma-semialdehyde dehydrogenase, with the protein product MTSTLMEGFLPFEHEPYFSFGDAAVAQQQRDAYRRVREQYVGKTFPIILNGQRVEGAETFEVRNPADTREVAWRFPKATPAQLEQAIEGAKAAFEGWRFSEPFQRASIFKRAAELMRRRRMEFNAVMGLENGKNWSEADGEIAECVDHFEVFARETMRWSQGKPVYPMPDEHVTMVYEPIGVVAVISPWNFPAAIPLGMALGAIAAGNTVVWKPASETPLSSLLLVELLFEAGLPRGVIQFITGTDDVLGDPLVDHKDIRMIAFTGSKEIGCRIMERASKVQPGQRWLKRVMAEMGGKDPTVVCADADLDAAATGIVQAAFGYAGQKCSACSRVIAEDSVYDELLEKVVRLARDLQVGSPEDNAVLGPVIHEGSAQRIMGYIERGQHSARLALGGERASSEGREGGYVQPTIFADVDPKDPLFQEEIFGPVLAFTRATDWNHAIELANDSEYGLTAAFYSRDPRKIDEARRRIQVGNLYINRKCTGALSGTHAFGGYGMSGTNAKVGGPDYLFWFLQTKTIAQKY
- a CDS encoding FAD-dependent oxidoreductase, with product MSPASHTLPYRTLECEWDVIVAGGGTAGAVAGIAAARTGARVLVIEAQGSLGGTGTNAWVTPLMRNVSGGENLNRGLTEEIKARMRERSDGAIDPGGNDNWFNPEGLKFVLDDLLHEASGEILFHTQVVAPLLQADQITALVVHNKGGLQALRARVFIDATGDADVAAGAGVPCHGGDEHGLHQAMSLRFTLAGVDTVRLCDFLNASGQHQASADFLHFWMVWDRRSSLEPLFRRAVEQGVLLERDGDYFQAFSVPGRPRELSFNCPRIRPDLHDGADPWQLSAAQVDGRQAIMRLTAFCRTFLPGCEEAFVGVVAPMVGVRETRRIQGDYTLSVADILDCTKFEDSICRNHYPVDIHSVKGGAKLLHERDGEAPYFAPDAWHEIPYRCILPQGVQNLLVPGRAASSTFEAQSSIRVQQNCHSMGEAAGIAAAWAARRHDGQVRDVNVRALQDELRQRGGLV
- a CDS encoding DUF4127 family protein, which translates into the protein MTDLPADQPAASSRILLLPPDTRPPTLDLPVGLGRMTGARVSVPPAEALPDFFTPGDTTVLRQWTLRHATAADAMVVCLETLCLGGMIPARRVSDALDVALERLETLRVIKRLNPGLRIYAFGVVVRVAHDNDPHEEKPYYGDWGRELRAYSTAFDRHARHGEPERQALIQARAGVPADILEDWLGTRERNRALHLAAMDLLHQGVLEHLCITLDDTSEYGLAAFDRRMLEARADELNLWEHFDTYPGADEVPCALLTRALRHGLPPARAWVRYSGTMGAATGMIYEDRPAGELVRAHLRAAGCVPADSLHEADFVLAVNTPGQRQANVQPDPATVDTPDRHLPAFVDELISDMHKGRPVSLADVAYPNGAERRLWTLLQRAPLSQLAGYSAWNTAGNTLGSAVAFGALASLVQDRATQAEMLFTRMLDDALYQAWTRPEVRAALESPSPFDLGEQRAEAETILQRIVTPRAHSLWNTHFAGTGLSLNLGPAHLAWPRLFTGVFPLRVEQPHQQPAPSAGDQ
- a CDS encoding ROK family protein, whose product is MTSGASQPSLLALDIGGTSIRAALVQDGHVQDRREIPTPKPATPDAVMAAALDLARPLVSHAQALGVACAGAVAGGRVTATATHTFPGWTDIPLAATLSDETGLPCAALNDARAAAWGEYVAGAGRGSSEFMFVTVSTGVGAGLILGGHLHLAANGLDAELGFVSVPAQWGPGIAVPPLGHLGPLEFETSGTALGARAQALGFSSARALCDAAEAGNSRAESEYRHSAVLLAWKLADIAALLGVTQVALGGSVGLRPGYLERVRACLGHFPDRYRPEVVHAQQGPDAGLLGAALWAGQSAFQS
- a CDS encoding alpha/beta hydrolase family protein — its product is MTRIFNPADPHATPMVNGAPYRVERRVLAGAPCVLELPPEETPIRASCLVFHGAWAAKEGKLGVYSTLAAQGIVVVIPDAPLHGERQAETPVGLNAREYVWESVRRSVAEMPAVLETLDDLFGVLPVWVTGSSMGGYVTLSLLQTLPRVQKAAALITSGVWHEPEVGVPELRAFLEQYRPVANAVACAPAPLLLASGEVDPAFPLDLHHTPTAAALRQAYAGAGAPERFQEATFPGVGHYTSQRMRDLTVRFLLAE
- a CDS encoding Crp/Fnr family transcriptional regulator, whose translation is MLPGAFGALPTETQAHLLSAGRLGRWGRADLLFHPEDPAETFYVLTRGSVRLYRLGTGAREVTLDVHGPGALLGISALTPGSTYGMYAEAMDDTEALQLGCGNLGRVLQAHPAIGVALTEQMTQQTRGVQERLSGLVFLEVSQRLALALLGLAEREGPWPDEGSLALRDRVSHQDLAHLVGSTRETITKLLGDFRTRGLLDLGYRRIILTDRPGLQQAVREPLR
- a CDS encoding aminotransferase family protein → MSNVFYRSSKPYPVAVRGGGVYVFDRDGRRYLDGSSGALVANIGHGRMQVADAMARQARELAFVHGSQFSSDVLEEYAARLCAFLELPGYRFWAVSGGSEANESAIKLARQYHVERGEPGRFKVMTRVPSYHGASLGALAASGMGARRALYAPLMNEDAWPKMPKPDPRLSGEDDAERLREVLEASGPETVAAFLCEPVVGASDAALAPNPGYHPRIAEICREYGVLLIADEVMAGMGRCGVPLATRLGGPVTPDIVVLGKGLAAGYAPLAGLAASPAIYDTVMTGSGAFKHGFTYAGHPVSVAAGLSVLEIVEREKLTDCAVTQGHKLLQGLQALAGRHPVVLEARGHGLLLGLVLGDPATGGAFETPGLAEQVAACARKLGLLTYPGSGAVDGIRGDHLLLGPPLSISDSEIGELLEVLDQALGSCA
- a CDS encoding DinB family protein; the protein is MTTDPNDDRAGRAHLAFARLLPKLFRGGQAFVGVEASLSGLSAGLAVTRPSGLPHSVAELVAHVNFWHRWMLDIIESGQATPYPRHAEETWPEVTEEDWNRVRQEFYELLARIDPHAARPDLASPVNHDETIGELLADMALHTAHHFGQIVTVRQALGAWPPPGGGDTW